A genomic region of Salvelinus alpinus chromosome 12, SLU_Salpinus.1, whole genome shotgun sequence contains the following coding sequences:
- the LOC139535846 gene encoding probable protein BRICK1: MAGQEDPVQREIHQDWANREYIEVITSSIKKIADFLNSFDMSCRSRLATLNEKLTALERRIEYIEARVTKGETLT; this comes from the exons ATGGCCGGTCAAGAAGATCCTGTGCAGAGGGAGATCCACCAAGACTGGGCAAATCGAGAATATATTGAGGTTATCACGAGCAGTATCAAGAAAATAGCAGATTTTCTAAATTCCTTCG ATATGTCCTGCCGGTCTCGTTTGGCCACCCTGAACGAAAAGCTGACAGCGTTAGAGCGGAGAATTGAGTACATTGAAGCAAGG GTCACAAAAGGAGAGACATTGACCTAA